Proteins from one Erysipelothrix larvae genomic window:
- a CDS encoding DUF2207 domain-containing protein produces MKRLRKLIYAMITVVVLVGITSCSSSEYDFARITGLDYSAVVVDEAGSNGKVVITEQLTFDIHAADEDNGFWELWRELPESYVDGVKVEYNVISVKQIFEDGSVQVFEESPKLYWDDEDFVGYDGKYGPGKWFHSKGPYDGYTNFECLLIYVDGLYRETPVFEIQYEMSNAALRYNDASELYLSLYYGDSINYLDSVKGEILFPLDKMPREGNYEAFTYGTNAHEFPFEESTSKNEGYHTFFFELDESQLTFKSFNQYIEFALIAFGEDRHVFTQFASQNNYFDQDMLPSIRAAQAEFEQLPIVAAQNRMKLFVGSIIGTFGVMILALFINFIVKKTNPMYKPSMHIDYFRDIPNDLDANFARKLVFAKTYTKDNIGDGYAAAMLSLVHKGYVDVEQINPSKGWSQKNVKIHVRNDVPNESQINPVQKPVLSPVEERYFNLILRHAKSGEITQQAFQNKISSDYEYTNRFVQDVKTSTDRIGIVDGYFKNKNYKSPKYTMLGFAITFVVIGILVMIIGNLSIYQTRLELAYGAFFILGFGFILSGLYMAFVSRNYILLTQFGQDEYEKWHGLYKFLNSETLMKERTILELALWEKYLIYATAFGISEKVVKALEIRCPEAVMNSSPILRNPHFRTRAFYATSRNSFSSATRSASFTARSGGHGGYGGGGRGGGGGGGGH; encoded by the coding sequence ATGAAACGATTAAGAAAATTAATCTATGCAATGATTACGGTTGTTGTATTAGTTGGTATTACAAGTTGTTCGAGCTCGGAGTATGACTTCGCCCGAATTACTGGCCTCGATTACTCCGCCGTAGTTGTGGATGAAGCGGGTAGTAATGGTAAAGTTGTCATCACAGAACAACTCACTTTTGATATTCATGCTGCAGACGAAGACAATGGATTTTGGGAACTTTGGCGTGAACTGCCTGAGTCCTATGTTGATGGTGTTAAAGTGGAGTACAATGTGATATCCGTGAAACAAATCTTTGAGGATGGCTCAGTTCAAGTCTTTGAAGAAAGTCCGAAGCTCTATTGGGATGATGAAGACTTTGTGGGTTATGACGGCAAGTATGGACCTGGAAAATGGTTCCACAGCAAGGGGCCATATGATGGCTATACTAACTTCGAATGCCTCTTAATCTATGTAGATGGTTTATACCGCGAAACACCTGTGTTTGAAATTCAATATGAAATGTCAAATGCAGCCCTTCGTTACAACGATGCTTCTGAACTATACCTGTCCCTGTATTATGGTGATTCAATCAACTATCTGGACTCAGTAAAAGGGGAAATCCTTTTCCCGCTTGATAAGATGCCACGTGAGGGGAACTATGAGGCATTTACGTATGGTACCAATGCACATGAATTCCCATTTGAAGAATCCACATCAAAAAACGAAGGATATCATACATTCTTCTTTGAACTCGATGAATCGCAATTAACTTTCAAATCTTTCAATCAATATATTGAGTTTGCACTTATAGCCTTTGGTGAAGACCGTCATGTCTTTACTCAATTCGCTTCGCAAAACAATTACTTTGACCAAGACATGCTCCCAAGTATTCGGGCAGCACAAGCTGAGTTTGAACAATTACCAATTGTTGCGGCACAAAATAGAATGAAGCTCTTTGTTGGATCAATCATTGGGACATTTGGTGTGATGATCCTTGCACTCTTCATCAACTTTATTGTCAAGAAAACAAATCCGATGTACAAACCTTCAATGCATATTGATTACTTCAGAGATATCCCGAATGATTTAGATGCAAACTTCGCACGTAAGCTTGTCTTTGCGAAAACTTATACTAAAGATAACATTGGTGATGGCTATGCAGCGGCTATGTTAAGCCTCGTGCATAAAGGGTATGTTGATGTAGAACAGATCAATCCTTCAAAGGGATGGAGTCAAAAGAATGTCAAGATTCATGTTCGCAATGACGTACCGAATGAATCACAGATAAACCCCGTTCAAAAACCGGTGCTTTCACCTGTAGAAGAACGCTACTTCAACTTAATATTAAGGCATGCAAAAAGTGGAGAAATCACACAACAAGCATTCCAAAATAAAATCTCTAGCGACTATGAATACACCAATCGTTTTGTACAGGATGTGAAAACATCAACCGATCGTATTGGTATCGTTGACGGTTACTTTAAAAACAAGAATTACAAGTCACCGAAATATACCATGTTGGGCTTTGCAATTACCTTTGTGGTAATTGGAATCCTTGTGATGATTATCGGAAACCTTTCAATCTATCAAACACGATTGGAGTTAGCATATGGTGCCTTCTTCATTCTCGGATTTGGCTTTATCCTATCTGGCTTGTATATGGCATTTGTATCCCGTAACTATATTCTTCTCACCCAGTTTGGTCAAGACGAATATGAAAAATGGCATGGTCTGTATAAGTTCTTAAACAGCGAAACCTTGATGAAAGAACGGACGATATTGGAACTTGCTCTTTGGGAAAAATACTTAATCTATGCAACAGCATTTGGTATCTCTGAGAAAGTCGTGAAGGCTCTTGAGATACGATGTCCAGAAGCAGTCATGAATTCAAGTCCAATACTTAGAAACCCGCACTTTAGAACACGTGCATTCTATGCTACAAGTAGAAATTCATTCAGCAGTGCAACGCGTTCTGCTTCATTCACAGCCCGAAGCGGAGGCCATGGTGGTTATGGTGGCGGAGGCCGTGGAGGCGGTGGCGGTGGCGGTGGTCACTAA
- a CDS encoding transposase family protein, with the protein MSISNCIRSLLNIKDPNIIFSDNCVSQETVKGKTAHICKAILSVNTPPHCVHCGCINENHSIYKNGIKTVSIKLPNASNTPTILRLKKPRFCCKKCNKGTIAETTCVKPNHSISTNTFHAAILELKSKRSVKDIAKSLNISHTTVNNWLGNIREDFVVSLLSLPEHLAFDEFRSVKSVKGKMSFIYMDADSGNVLDIVQNRLLGHLKSYFNTYPKEVRD; encoded by the coding sequence ATGTCCATCTCTAATTGTATACGTTCGCTCTTAAATATTAAAGACCCAAACATCATTTTTTCAGATAATTGTGTTTCTCAAGAAACAGTTAAGGGTAAAACCGCTCATATATGCAAAGCAATACTGTCTGTAAACACGCCTCCTCATTGTGTACACTGTGGGTGTATCAATGAGAATCACTCAATTTATAAAAATGGGATAAAGACTGTTTCTATTAAACTACCAAATGCATCAAATACTCCGACAATTCTCAGACTAAAGAAACCTCGGTTTTGTTGTAAGAAATGCAATAAAGGTACAATCGCTGAAACTACATGTGTAAAACCAAATCATTCAATATCAACAAATACTTTTCATGCAGCGATACTTGAATTGAAGTCCAAACGTTCTGTAAAAGATATTGCAAAGAGTTTAAATATCTCTCATACAACAGTCAATAATTGGCTGGGAAACATTCGTGAAGATTTTGTTGTCTCTCTATTGTCCCTTCCTGAACACCTTGCATTTGATGAGTTTAGATCCGTCAAATCTGTAAAAGGTAAAATGTCATTCATTTATATGGATGCAGACTCTGGGAACGTGCTCGACATCGTGCAAAACAGGCTGTTAGGCCATTTAAAGAGCTATTTCAACACATATCCAAAGGAAGTCCGTGATTAA
- a CDS encoding transposase: MYEPYIQLIKSCFHNAEIITDRFHIVQHLNRALNSTRVSVMNDTPDSKTKLKNYWKLILKDNLKLDSNDCRHYRCYKHLMSESMIVDDLLRVDKTFEETYWVHQRLTQAIRNKNITSLLEILNDPPKNISIQMKKAIKTLKKYETSVSNAIKYPHSNGRLEGTNNLIKVIKRIAFGYRSFDNFRTRVLLICNTMVRLEMKSTH; encoded by the coding sequence ATGTATGAGCCGTATATTCAACTTATCAAATCATGTTTCCATAATGCTGAAATCATTACGGATCGTTTCCATATCGTTCAGCACTTGAATCGCGCACTCAATTCGACACGTGTATCGGTCATGAATGATACACCAGACTCAAAGACAAAACTGAAGAACTATTGGAAGCTTATATTAAAAGATAATCTCAAGCTTGATAGTAATGACTGCCGTCACTATCGATGTTATAAACACTTGATGAGTGAATCAATGATCGTCGATGATTTATTGAGAGTTGACAAGACGTTTGAGGAAACGTATTGGGTACATCAACGCTTAACTCAAGCAATCCGAAATAAAAATATAACTTCACTTTTAGAAATCCTGAATGACCCTCCAAAGAACATCTCAATCCAGATGAAAAAAGCAATTAAGACGCTAAAAAAATATGAGACATCAGTCTCAAATGCAATAAAGTATCCTCACTCTAACGGTCGTCTAGAAGGAACCAATAATTTAATCAAAGTAATTAAACGGATTGCCTTCGGTTATCGAAGCTTTGATAATTTTAGAACAAGAGTACTCTTAATTTGTAATACTATGGTAAGATTAGAAATGAAAAGTACTCACTAG
- a CDS encoding LemA family protein, with product MERYIIGAILFALAIYVLVMYNSLVKRRNMVENQKSQIDVELQRRFDLIPNLVEVVKGYAGYEKNTLEDVISARNNYIHTKDNTSDALQSNASLSGALSRLFALSESYPDLKANKNFLDLQSELSNTEKKIAYSRQFYNDSVYRLNNKIDMFPSNIVATLFRFKKEAFFETTDSQRANVNVTL from the coding sequence ATGGAACGCTATATTATTGGGGCAATACTATTCGCTCTTGCCATTTATGTTTTGGTTATGTACAACAGTCTTGTGAAACGTAGAAATATGGTTGAAAATCAAAAGAGTCAAATTGATGTTGAACTACAAAGACGCTTTGACCTCATTCCAAATCTTGTTGAGGTCGTTAAAGGGTATGCTGGTTATGAGAAAAATACATTAGAAGATGTCATCAGTGCACGAAACAACTACATACATACTAAAGACAATACTTCGGATGCACTTCAGTCAAATGCATCACTTTCTGGTGCTTTGTCTAGATTATTTGCGCTATCAGAAAGTTATCCTGACCTGAAGGCAAATAAGAACTTTCTTGACTTGCAAAGTGAATTATCAAATACTGAGAAGAAAATTGCGTACTCGCGTCAGTTTTACAATGACTCTGTTTACAGACTTAACAATAAGATTGATATGTTCCCTTCGAACATTGTTGCAACCTTATTTAGGTTCAAGAAAGAAGCCTTCTTTGAGACCACTGATTCTCAACGGGCTAATGTCAATGTAACCCTATAA
- a CDS encoding response regulator transcription factor — MTINIALIDRDIETQEFVHSYLNSQNYTCSTRLSLNTYNTSDDFFYDFPQVKPDLILLEVDLPDINGLEFSNKILTSHPDTYIVFLTSNCRNINEAFEHNISNYILKESIKADLPIVLGDVLKHLCSKIFQKVTLRTEYGPADINCEDIVLIQYVNRKPIIYLENDTINICGHSLKSIYKHLNPTQFIRPNSSTIINMKHIKSICKNTIHLYNNNQLISVSRGRYTDIRQRYIQYCLQVTNNN, encoded by the coding sequence ATGACAATTAACATAGCACTGATCGACAGGGATATAGAAACACAGGAGTTTGTGCATTCTTACCTCAACTCTCAAAACTATACTTGTTCTACAAGATTATCTTTAAATACCTACAATACTAGCGATGATTTTTTTTACGATTTCCCTCAAGTGAAACCAGATCTTATTCTACTTGAGGTTGATCTCCCGGACATAAATGGACTCGAATTTTCAAATAAAATTCTTACATCGCATCCGGATACCTATATTGTCTTTTTAACATCAAATTGTCGAAATATTAACGAGGCATTTGAACATAATATATCAAACTATATTCTCAAGGAATCGATAAAAGCTGACTTACCGATTGTATTAGGAGATGTTTTGAAACACCTGTGCTCAAAGATATTCCAAAAGGTTACTTTAAGAACCGAGTATGGTCCAGCCGACATTAACTGCGAAGATATTGTTTTGATTCAATATGTAAATCGCAAACCAATCATTTACCTAGAAAATGATACGATAAATATCTGTGGGCATTCTCTTAAATCAATCTATAAACATCTCAATCCTACACAATTTATTAGACCAAATAGTAGTACAATCATAAACATGAAGCACATTAAATCAATCTGTAAAAATACGATACACTTATATAATAACAATCAGTTAATCAGCGTTTCTAGAGGGAGATATACTGACATTCGTCAACGCTACATTCAATATTGTCTTCAAGTGACAAATAATAATTAA
- a CDS encoding glutathionylspermidine synthase family protein, translating into MKLLTIPKDQYEDYRLDVIFDGYKWDPQFLDNNTIARHVLVLSKQEHQELKSLTESLSKETIEAETIINQNLNLTKKLGLSRKIKKDIKNMTNYDPHLHIRLMRYDFHPVVQGGWALSEVNSDVPGGFAEASLMPQIASKYFPSHTFTVHSFGERMGEAVKEKVRRGGRIMMVHCTSYSDDRQVMQFLGDQLKASGYDIIYGAADHLKFENTQAMSILDNHEGKIDGIIRFTPLEWLIDIKPKHWGGYFNTLTPSCNHPIAEFAQSKQFPLIWDDLAQVGVDLPTWKKLLPETVTVREAKGKEGFIYKPVWGRVGEGITIKEACRGDEYDKIMKDVRRHPKRYIAQKKFESKALIDDENKPYHVCLGAYSINGKGAGYYARISESPRIDSHAQDIPVLVEGE; encoded by the coding sequence ATGAAACTATTAACAATACCAAAGGATCAATATGAGGATTATCGACTCGATGTTATTTTTGATGGCTACAAATGGGACCCTCAGTTCCTTGATAACAATACCATTGCACGACATGTTCTTGTTTTAAGTAAACAAGAGCATCAAGAACTTAAGTCCCTGACGGAAAGTCTGAGTAAAGAAACGATTGAAGCTGAAACAATCATCAATCAAAATCTGAATCTCACCAAGAAACTAGGGTTGTCGCGTAAGATAAAAAAAGACATTAAGAACATGACTAACTATGATCCACATCTGCACATTCGCTTAATGCGTTATGATTTTCATCCTGTTGTTCAAGGTGGGTGGGCACTGAGTGAAGTTAATAGTGATGTTCCAGGTGGTTTTGCAGAAGCGTCCCTGATGCCGCAAATTGCATCCAAATATTTCCCGTCTCATACATTCACAGTTCATAGTTTTGGTGAACGTATGGGAGAAGCTGTCAAAGAAAAGGTACGTCGAGGGGGTCGGATTATGATGGTCCATTGTACCTCTTATAGTGATGATCGCCAAGTCATGCAATTCTTAGGCGATCAACTTAAAGCCTCAGGCTATGACATTATCTATGGTGCGGCTGACCATTTAAAATTTGAGAATACCCAAGCTATGAGTATTCTTGATAATCATGAAGGGAAAATAGATGGGATAATACGGTTTACACCACTTGAATGGCTTATTGATATTAAACCCAAACATTGGGGTGGTTACTTTAATACACTGACACCTTCATGCAACCATCCAATTGCGGAATTTGCTCAATCCAAACAGTTTCCACTTATCTGGGATGATTTAGCCCAAGTAGGCGTGGATCTACCAACTTGGAAGAAATTACTTCCAGAAACTGTGACAGTTAGAGAGGCCAAAGGAAAAGAAGGGTTCATCTATAAACCCGTTTGGGGAAGAGTGGGTGAAGGCATTACCATAAAGGAAGCATGTCGTGGGGATGAGTATGATAAAATCATGAAAGACGTTAGAAGACATCCAAAGCGATATATTGCACAAAAGAAATTTGAAAGTAAAGCATTAATTGATGACGAAAACAAACCGTATCATGTCTGCCTTGGTGCTTATAGCATCAATGGGAAAGGTGCAGGGTATTATGCAAGAATCAGTGAGTCACCACGGATTGATTCACATGCCCAAGACATACCCGTCTTGGTTGAAGGGGAATAA